ACGACATGGAGGACTGGAAGAAGAAGTGTCTCTCTGACTTGTATGATGCTGTCAGGGATGAGTTGGATCGGCATGGACTGATGGCTCGACGCGCCGATCAGAAAACGTACCCAGAAAGCCGTCAGATGTGGGACAATGTTTGCACCCATATGCTGGGTTGCGACTACGGTGTCGCCATCCTTGAGGATCATGTCGGCGACGAGTTCAACCCGAATGTGGCGCTAGAGTACGGTTTCATGTTGGCCCGTGGCAGCAAGGTTGTCTTGCTCAAGGAGGCGAACTTCAAGCACACCCGGGCTGATATATTGGCTACGATTTCCGTGCCCTTCTCCATCAGCAAAGAGCATGTGGTTGACACTAACTCTGTCAGGGACGCGATCTCGAACTGGTTGAGCGTAGATCTTAAAATTACGCCTCGGCGGAGGAGATAAGCTCCCGGAATCTCGGAATGTAGAGCCCTGGAGAAGTCCAAGAGCCAGAGCTTTGAACTGACCAGTTGATTGATCTACACATCGCAACTCCTCAAGGACACAACGCTCGTGATCGGTCACGCGCGAGCTTAGAGGGTGTTGAACAGGAGCAATCAGGCGAGGCGGCGGAGCATGAGTCGCATCATGCCCAGGTGGATGAAGGCTTCGGAGGACTCCTCCTTGCGTTCGTAGTCCTTGGATAGACGCCGCTCCCGATTGAGCCAGCCGAAGGTGCGCTCGACAATCCAGCGTTTCGCCTGGACGATGAAACCATTGTCCTTCTCCGAGCGTTTCACCACCTTGAGGGTGATGCCGCTCTTGCTGGCGACCTTCTCCACCTGTTGTCCCTGGT
The sequence above is drawn from the Archangium gephyra genome and encodes:
- a CDS encoding IS5/IS1182 family transposase; its protein translation is MPLAAHDYPTLQKTWADGAYQGQQVEKVASKSGITLKVVKRSEKDNGFIVQAKRWIVERTFGWLNRERRLSKDYERKEESSEAFIHLGMMRLMLRRLA